In Grus americana isolate bGruAme1 chromosome 17, bGruAme1.mat, whole genome shotgun sequence, the following proteins share a genomic window:
- the LOC129214204 gene encoding rho GTPase-activating protein 39-like translates to MAESSDWVEIIEPRSQERMYVNLTTGECGWEPPPNLKVRQSDQKQWWELFDQNNNRFYYYNAITRQTVWHRPQGCDIVPLAQLQAMKRSSQPDCRGRQHRGSASSDGRNTPIQMALLQEMEKGKGDCAAEKRKDPGRETPTHWQPLPGTKAAMLVKVNSLRQIQSSSNSSLQLQSAPEANSQKSLLKPAIYAQPQSTSQSPGASKQMPTGETQPSMQIKKTENGGFCVVLMNGPTSQTPPRSQTGTPQPASPKYASPAPIYDEPSLESPIYDEPPVDMDTESISMSGMSPPRSPSNSLKKQLQPTKLLQHPGMQQQQAAKKHARNPSSTEYSPAGREYIKHMVNVDQSSKLSHSSAATADASTKLPGQLSSKDSFKQSWRILEANVLKNMEAHHSRQNSLPTQEYPTGISHQDSGYSTGPSPSLRKRKGRRQGTGQGRPGSVGSSSELTALNDKLIAEMRAVVGRSAACRGSKASLDAESLENGIPSESSKVRFQSDHLKKCINRSSRDDVSASNRSLYRQGLESRGSCPNDVAAPQDTVRQKRTFEKIDSLEKNVTSQTSLASSDATRHSSQPGTIELDPKQESSGQPGSCVGYHFPYNTLRKPISQSSMADWASKNLNMHTQGIFRRRISISNMLSWNGGSIKKPMLITSNRTIKKEACEMFKLVQSYMGDRQTRMDRNHVALVTVTKCWSMQGLRDELYIQLIRQTTDNTCYRSLAWGWELMAISLAFFSPSPKFQSYLEGYIYRHLDSDENIAQRIKELVDLKNKKNSKSRKKRKQNTEDEGLPISTYAKYCYRKLQKVAVTGGKKGLRKPTVEEITHARNAIVTPSLFGSSLEEIMLRQQDMYPGNKLPWVQTQLSQQVLALGGEQTEGIFRIPGDIDEVNVLKLQVDQWRIPSGLSDPNVPASLLKLWYRELEEPVIPQQFYKECISNYENPDAAVAVVQLLPELNRLVLCYLIHFLQIFAQPSNVGRTKMDVNNLAMVMAPNCLRCQSDDPRIIFENTRKEMSFLRMLIVHLDTSFIKGLV, encoded by the exons CTCAGACTGGGTGGAGATCATCGAGCCCCGCTCCCAGGAGCGGATGTACGTCAACCTGACCACCGGTGAGTGTGGCTGGGAGCCCCCTCCCAACCTGAAGGTGCGCCAGTCAGACCAGAAGCAGTGGTGGGAGCTCTTCGACCAGAACAACAACCGCTTCTACTACTACAATGCCATCACGCGGCAGACGGTGTGGCACCGGCCCCAGGGCTGTGACATTGTGCCCTTGGCGCAGCTCCAGGCCATGAAGCGCAGCTCCCAGCCCGACTGCCGGGGCCGGCAGCACCGTGGCAGCGCCAGCAGCGACGGCAGAAACACCCCTATCCAAATGGCCCTCctgcaggagatggagaagggCAAGGGGGACTGTGCcgcagagaagaggaaagacccTGGCAG GGAGACACCTACCCACTGGCAGCCTCTGCCAGGCACGAAAGCAGCCATGTTGGTCAAAGTGAACAGTTTGAGGCAGATACAGAGCTCTTCAAACAGTtctcttcagctgcagagtGCTCCAGAGGCCAACAGCCAAAAATCTCTTCTAAAACCAGCCATATATGCTCAGCCTCAATCCACGTCCCAGAGCCCTGGAGCCTCAAAGCAAATGCCTACAGGAGAAACGCAGCCATCTATGCAGATCAAAAAGACGGAGAATGGTGGGTTTTGTGTAGTGCTGATGAATGGTCCAACTTCTCAAACACCTCCAAGGAGCCAGACAGGAACCCCCCAGCCTGCATCCCCCAAGTATGCCTCCCCTGCACCTATATACGATGAGCCATCTTTAGAGTCTCCAATTTATGATGAGCCACCGGTAGATATGGACACTGAGAGCATCAGTATGAGTGGGATGTCTCCACCAAGGTCACCGAGCAATAGCttaaaaaagcagctgcaaCCAACAAAATTATTACAGCATCCAGGTATGCAACAGCAGCAAGCTGCAAAGAAGCATGCAAGAAATCCCTCTTCCACTGAATACAGCCCGGCTGGCAGAGAATATATAAAACACATGGTCAATGTTGACCAGTCTTCCAAACTCTCCCACTCCTCTGCTGCAACAGCTGATGCCTCTACTAAACTGCCCGGTCAGCTTTCTTCAAAGGACAGCTTCAAGCAGTCTTGGAGGATCTTGGAAGCCAATGTTCTCAAGAACATGGAAGCCCACCACAGTCGGCAGAACAGCCTGCCAACTCAAGAGTACCCAACTGGTATAAGCCATCAGGATTCTGGTTATTCAACTGGCCCTTCTCCAAGcttgagaaaaaggaaaggaaggaggcaggGGACAGGTCAAGGAAGACCTGGCtctgtgggcagcagcagcgagcTCACAGCTTTGAATGATAAGCTGATTGCCGAGATGCGTGCTGTGGTGGGCAGGTCAGCAGCTTGCAGGGGAAGCAAAGCCAGCCTCGATGCTGAAAGTCTGGAGAATGGCATCCCGTCAGAGAGCAGCAAAGTCAGATTTCAGTCCGACCACTTGAAAAAATGCATCAACCGGAGCTCGAGGGATGACGTCTCAGCTAGTAATAGATCCCTGTATAGACAGGGCCTGGAAAGCAGGGGCAGCTGTCCCAACGATGTGGCTGCTCCACAGGACACAGTGAGGCAGAAGAGGACTTTTGAGAAAATAGACTCTTTAGAAAAGAACGTGACCAGCCAGACAAGTTTGGCTTCATCAGATGCTACACGCCACTCCTCCCAG CCCGGGACAATAGAGTTGGACCCTAAGCAGGAGAGCAGCGGCCAGCCTGGCAGCTGCGTGGGATATCATTTCCCTTACAATACTCTACGGAAGCCCATCTCTCAGAGCAGCATGGCAGACTGGGCTTCTAAAAACCTGAACATGCACACGCAGGGCATCTTCCGCCGAAGGATCTCCATCTCCAACATGCTGTCCTGGAATGGCGGCTCTATCAAAAAGCCAATGCTCATCACTAGCAACCGCACCATCAAAAAAGAGGCGTGCGAGATGTTCAAACTGGTGCAGAGCTACATGGGAGATCGTCAGACTCGCATGGACCGGAATCACGTGGCATTGGTCACGGTCACCAAGTGCTGGAGCATGCAAGGTCTACGGGACGAGCTGTACATACAACTGATCCGGCAGACGACAGATAATACATGCTACCGGAGTCTGGCATGGGGCTGGGAACTGATGGCCATCAGTCTGgcctttttctccccatcaCCCAAATTTCAGTCTTATCTGGAAGGTTACATTTATCGCCACCTTGACAGTGACGAAAACA TTGCCCAGCGCATCAAGGAGCTTGTGgatctgaaaaacaagaagaactcaaaatccaggaaaaagaggaaacagaacaCCGAGGATGAAG GTCTGCCCATCAGCACCTACGCCAAATACTGCTACCGGAAACTCCAGAAAGTAGCTGTAACTGGAGGCAAAAAG GGCCTTCGTAAACCAACAGTGGAAGAGATAACGCACGCCAGGAATGCCATTGTGACACCATCACTCTTTGGCAGCTCTCTGGAGGAAATCATGCTGCGGCAGCAGGACATGTACCCGGGTAACAAACTGCCCTGGGTGCAGACGCAGCTCTCGCAGCAGGTCCTGGCTCTGGGAGGAGAACAGACAGAGGGGATTTTCAG GATACCTGGTGACATAGATGAAGTCAATGTACTGAAGCTGCAGGTGGATCAGTGGAGAATTCCAAGCGGCCTCAGTGACCCCAATGTCCCAG CCTCTCTTCTCAAGCTCTGGTATCGGGAGCTGGAGGAGCCCGTGATCCCCCAGCAGTTCTACAAAGAATGTATCAGCAACTACGAGAACCCCGATGCTGCCGTGGCCGTGGTGCAGCTTTTGCCGGAGCTCAACAGGCTGGTGCTGTGTTACCTCATACACTTCCTGCAG ATCTTTGCTCAGCCATCAAATGTGGGCAGAACGAAGATGGATGTGAATAACCTGGCCATGGTGATGGCCCCCAACTGCCTGCGCTGCCAGTCTGACGACCCTCGCATTATCTTTGAGAACACACGCAAAGAAATGTCCTTTCTTCGCATGCTGATAGTGCACTTGGACACAAGCTTCATCAAAGGACTGGTTTGA